The DNA region AGGCAAAGCGATTGCGAGTGGATAAAAAATCCCGAGAAGCTCTCGAGAAAGCTGAGAAGAAAGGGGCCttctaaaataacaaatttattcagTTGGCCAAAAAGTGATTACAAATGGGGAAAAAAAGGTAGAGGCCCAGCTAAGAAGACGTTTAATGACTATTCCAAGCACCATCAAAAGAGTAGTAGTTGCCAAACTGCACTCTCCTTTCTTGGGCTGTACAGTTTTGTTGCAACCAAAATTGAAGTCCACAACACTGAGACTAatcaatatgaaactttcaatcttgTTGGAGAGGGAGAGCTGCCATTTACAGAGTCTGATCCAAAGGGccttaataatgatgatattgataacataaatatgtGTCTCTACCTTAAAgataaattcattatttcaaatgaggcCTGGCATGAAATTGCCATTAAGGCTAATGATCTCCCCAATATATATTCCATCAAGAAGCAGATTAATGAGCTAAACAGTAAATGGAACTTGAAACCAACACCAGGAGATGCTGAAGTTGTTCAGTCAGGATTTGCAGAAAGCTTGCAAGAGCACATTGTTAGGCTtcagaagaatggagaaatcaaTGATGGAGAAACTATTAAGATCAAGCTTAGTGGTGATGCTACAAATATTAGAAAGGGGCTTACAGTTGTCGACTTCACTTCTACTATTCTCCATGAAAAGGATGTGGCAATGGGTGTGAAGGGAAATTATATACTTGCTGTTATAAAAACTACAGAGACATATGATAATCTGAGAGACAGCCTAGCAGACCTTCAAATGGAAATGTCAAACTTAAAGGAGATGAGTGCAAATAATTGCacctataaaattgaatactttttagATGGAGATTTGAAATTGTTAGCACTGGTATGTGGTTTAGGCAGGGCAAATGACGATTATGCTTGTGTGTGGTGCAAGTGTCCCAGGGAGCAACGGTGGGACACAAGCAAAACATGGTCAATTAATGACCCCAAATTTGGTGCTAAAACTGTCACCAAAATAGCAAGGTTTTCCactggaaagaaattaaactgtaaGGCGCAACCATTATTTGGTTTTGTATCTATGGACCATGTCATCATAgatacattacattttttttctgaggatttcagatgttttgattgactttttCATAAGAGAGCTGAGAAGAAGTGAtgctattgagaaaaaaaacctctgatgGATTCCCAAGGGATCAATATGAACACATGGcatgttatgaagaatttatcaaaagtatgggaatcacttttaattttagaatcaacaaagagagcaaaaagctGGAATATAGAGATCTTACTGAACCAGAAAAGTTGAAACTCTTCCAGAATATAAACATTCCAACCTATGCTTGTCCCTCattgcagtcaaaacaaagacatacaagtgatctgggctaaatttatggacataattggtgatttgaagctagattttacatctgaagagggtattcttgaactgcaaagaaatatcaaatcatggtttgaacactttctcaaagtttaccaagcaaaagatgtcACTCCCTACATGCATGCACTATGTTATCATGTTCCTGAGTTCCTGTAACTTTATCAGAACATAGCATATTACACACagcaaggcttggaaaaatacaatagtagagcttctaaagatttcttcagatCCCCAAATCACAAAGGGGTTGATGCCCTCAAacaactgtttctgaagaaaaacaggattcaGTTCCTGGAGGCAGCAGGttatgaaagggttaagaacaccTACAATGATGAGCTTGTATTCAATGATTGGACTTCTTTGTCCCAGCCAATACTTAATAGTTCCTGGAATTACATAGGAAAAATCTCCAGctacatttaaaattctttcatcccaCTTCAGCCCCAGATATGAATCAGGCACCCTATTTGACTCCAACTGGTAAACCATCTTCCCTCTTTGAAGAACGCCGAGCAAAACACTCCCAAGACCTTCCATGAAAATATATTGGTCAACATTAAGGTCTATGTTTATATCAGGGTCCTCTCGCCGTCCAgaccaaagctttttctttatatcaCGAACAAGTTGGCCATGGAACGATTCTTTTCTATCCTCTAGAGAGTTTTCCGAGGGAATGAACAGCTTTTCGCTGCGAACAAACGGAAAATATCCAGATCCTCTATCGGCCCTGAAGGGTGTCCGTCCATCGAAGCATGTGCTATAGCCAACgtaatgaattttcaacctctcTTGTTGATTTTGACAACCTCcctgatctcaatatcatacagttttgtatctttctatcgtggattcgcctttctaacggggGTGTATGTTAAGTACTTATTGTAAAATCGCTTTGCttctttatttccctctttgacctgtccgccattttgaaaattcgcaacggagagcatgcgcattactTAGGGTTAGTGgtcgcgtacacctggaaccgagaaaaacaaatgttcgtcgcgctggggaaagagtttgatatgttttatttccaaaaatatttgattcgtacAGAGACTTGTTAATAACTTAATtataccagttctaatttaaaggagaaagttatgagaatgaaataaaagttgtctataccacgaagcatgccttcactgtttagaaTGGGAttcctaaagctttttaagcatgTATTCGAGTATCTTATGACGATAGGCCCgccacccacccctccccgtgctatactgttttcactcagcggcttGTCAAAGGTCACCATGGTTTATGATGTGGCGATCGCTTCCTAATCATCGTTCTTGTCGAtccgaaaatcaaaataccagcgtgatattgcctcgAATATGAAGCAGTTATGTAATTTGATTCGTACTTAACATTCGAGTCGAAGCCTgagtggcacaggttatttcttacggtggaatcgacgaggggaacTCGAACAccagttgtagtgtttgaattgttggaagaaatggtcgcatgagaATGTaggaatggtaagtttaacgaacaatttcaaattttgcgcttgaattgaaagtaaagttcatttgaatgtatttctgacggttttagatctacctgcttgatttatatcggctACGCTTCATGTTtacaagtccctcaaaatggcagccaaacttggagattgccgaaaattaggtaagttcacggagaTATAAAGTTTTCGTAGAGTTGGGCCGCACAGTTTTTTTTCCGTAATTACCTTTTTTATGGCACCTACTTTCTAGCTATGctagttggatcagttaagaacgcctcactttttcaaaaatttaccttgaatctgATCGGTTTTTGCGTGTGTGACTTAAGCGAACAGATAAGGTGTcaaaggtgtcattcaagtcttcctgtttgctTGGCTGAAACGTGATGttcacgaaagtcgcctcgatagataagatagagttaatatacatggctgtggtatttgtttctttaagagttccgtagttttttgtaaattttcctccaaagttgtcttaaattaaagtcttgaaaagtgtcacgacaagcctctctcgagtgaaatttaatttccataaaactgtgaaaaatacagagatccgatcaaacggattgtggtttttctataggtacatgaatgtcttataacacacaagaaatgagcgaaatccgtgtctcaagcaaaatcgaccggaccgctcttacagagacactaTCTTAAAGTGTCTAAACTACTTGGACCTTGCACTTCTAGTAGCGTTTCGGAAACCACGAGTACTAGCAGTGAACTTTTGGAAGGTGAAAGCAGTGTGCGTGGAATGTTAGATCAGCTGAATTCTGGAATGTTCTTGGATTGCAATGTAAACGTTAATGTCAACTGCAAAGAATGATTATTCTTATCCTGGAAGTCAATAAACATTTGTTCAAGGACTGCATTCTTTTGGAaattgatttccaaacacacgTGTTTGGATATCCTAACGTGTGTTTGGATATCTAATCACGTGTGTCTGGATCTGTTCTTTACCGAGTATCAAGGAGTATCTATGTGAATCAAATGAGGCCTTACGCATTATTAATGAGTTCGAGAAAACCTGTTCACATACTTgtgcaatattttgaaagacTGGAAGACAAACTTCTTTATCTCTgtgcggccatgtaatatcctctatttcATACTCGAAATCTTTCTCTTGCTCGAAATTTTAAAATCCTATCGGCCAAAGCAAGGAATTTGCGAATTGACTTTATTGAGGTGATACGAATCTTGGTTCGATAATGGAGGTAATCTCGCTCAATAGGTCCAGTAAGGGAAGAGTATATTAATAAAGTTGAAATCaaagttgaaatcaaaattacgTAATCATCATAGGTCAATGTAGGAAAAATTTGGGCCTTGACAACTGTGAAGCGAACTTTACGCACTCTCTGCAAGCAACGAATAATAAAAGCAGGGATTTGGTtcgtttcctttcataactccTCATAATCAATCGAAAGTTTAAAGACATGTAAAACCGACGAACAATTGAGGTTGAAAACGCTCTTCTTTATTCATCTCATGTTTTTATACAAGAGGGACTCGTACTGATACTGACAAACCCGGTAATCCTCAAACCTCGAGGACTCTTGCCACGGCATGTTCTTCTAGTTGAAACTTCAAACCTTCCTTATCAAGGTTGGTTTTTACAAGGCGAAGATCCACAAAATGGCTCGGTGGCATCTCGTGTATCACTTTCTTGGccctggaggaaaaaaaatcaagaatgcTCCGTGATTTCTCGCTGAAATAGGAAGTATAGATATTGAGTCATCTACTCCGACGCCCTGGTAACCACAAAGATGAAGACAGTTTCCAAACAGTGCGTTCGAGTTGTAATTATGATCGTAAGCGATCagaataatttcagagaaatgtCCACAAATGGACCTTTATCCAGCTTTGCAGTTTTGTAATCCGATGCTGTTGAAAAGTTATGATCACAAAATTCGGAAATTTCAGTGAATTTGACAAATGAAGAAACGTGCAAACCTCGGAGGTGACTCTAAACTGTCGGGTGCACTGCTTCTGAATATATGAGTTATGTTCGCCGCTTCTTAGGACGTAATTTCATAACAATGTACTGAATTTATACTACAAAGTTACATAACAGTTGGTGCCTTTTTGGGGACTAGGGAGGGAAACCCATTAAGATCAAGTCAGATACAAGTCTGTACACAGCAGTCGAAGCCAACGTAATTACCTGTAGTTGTTTTCATATCGACATTTCAGCATTTTCCCTCCTTCGACCAAAAGGTACATGATAGTATCTCCCTTGATTGTTCCATTACAAGGAGTCATTTTCTCCGAGGTTGGTTCCCAGCCAAGCGTCTTGTTTTGCATGACAGGCCCGTCGATGGGAAAGTTGCCTCCTTGGAAATTGGTCTTGTGAACAAGAGTGTTGCCTTTGAGGCTGTCAAAGTAGGAAGCATTTCAGAAcgcaaaatgaataaaacatacATTTTGAATCCACCTTACGAGGTAAAAAGATTTTAATGGAATAAAAACCTCTAAATCAACAGGTTAGATTACtatgttgaaagaaaaattagccTAAAAGGAAGAAAGTaacgaatgtaaaaaaattaggtCAATTTGTACAAACTAAGTGTTGtctgattaatttttgttaattttttgccGTATTACTGCACTTTTGATGCTTCCATGATGATATTCGTCATGGAAATCCGT from Pocillopora verrucosa isolate sample1 chromosome 1, ASM3666991v2, whole genome shotgun sequence includes:
- the LOC131785475 gene encoding GFP-like fluorescent chromoprotein amFP486, with translation MSHSKYVLADTMKMTWLMEGCVNGHAFTIEGEGTGKPYEGKQTGTFRVTKGGPLPFAVDIVAPTLKYGFKCFMKYPAGIPDYFKQAFPEGLTYDRKLTFEDGGSATATVEMSLKGNTLVHKTNFQGGNFPIDGPVMQNKTLGWEPTSEKMTPCNGTIKGDTIMYLLVEGGKMLKCRYENNYRAKKVIHEMPPSHFVDLRLVKTNLDKEGLKFQLEEHAVARVLEV